The Dromaius novaehollandiae isolate bDroNov1 chromosome 5, bDroNov1.hap1, whole genome shotgun sequence genome window below encodes:
- the DMAC2L gene encoding LOW QUALITY PROTEIN: ATP synthase subunit s, mitochondrial (The sequence of the model RefSeq protein was modified relative to this genomic sequence to represent the inferred CDS: inserted 2 bases in 1 codon) yields MLWGVFAQPAWRLSKPPWPGGWRRRFWGWLNAVFNKVDYERIQAVGPDRAASEWLLRCGALVRYRGXEKWQQDYNGLPTGPLGKYKIEAIDATDSCIMYRGFDYLDGLEHVAEIKLQKCIYIQDECLQRLSETKNLQKSLLQLKIISCGNVTDKGIIALHKLMNLEYLYLSDLPGIRKKETTVHMLQQALPNLELELDLE; encoded by the exons ATGCTGTGGGGAGTCTTTGCGCAGCCCGCGTGGCGCCTGAGCAAGCCGCCGTGGCCgggcgggtggcggcggcgctTCTGGGGGTGGCTGAACGCCGTGTTCAACAA GGTGGACTATGAACGAATCCAAGCCGTCGGCCCCGACAGGGCGGCTTCGGAGTGGCTGCTGCGCTGCGGCGCGCTGGTGCGCTACCGAGG TGAGAAGTGGCAGCAGGACTACAACGGTCTCCCGACGGGGCCCTTGGGGAAGTACAAGATAGAAGCAATCGATGCCACCGACTCCTGCATCATGTACAGAGGATTTGATTATTTGG ATGGCCTTGAACATGTTGCAGAAATCAAGCTGCAGAAGTGTATTTATATACAGGATGAGTGTCTGCAGAGGCTCAGTGAGACTAAGAATTTACAGAAGAGTCTCCTGCAGCTGAAGATAATTTCCTGTGGGAATGTCACAGATAAAGGCATCATTGCACTTCACAAGCTGAT GAACCTTGAATATTTGTATCTGAGTGACCTTCCTGGAATACGAAAGAAAGAAACTACTGTTCATATGCTTCAGCAGGCATTGCCAAACCTAGAGCTGGAGCTGGATTTAGAATAA